The sequence CTCAGCTTGTTTGATAATTACCTCTGACTCTCTATGCGCTTTCTTTATTATTTCAGTTTCTGAAACCAACTTATTTGCATTTTCTTGTGCTTCTTTAACAATTCTATCTGCTTCTTTTCTTGAATCATTTAGTACTTGATCCCTCTCTTTTACAATCCACCTTGCCTGTTTGAATTCCTCTGGAAAAGATGCTTTTAATCTATCCAGGAATTCATAGATCTTTCCCTCATTTATAATAATATTTGAGGTTAGAGGAAGTCTTTTACTTTTTGAAATCAAATCTTCGAATT comes from Actinomycetota bacterium and encodes:
- a CDS encoding ATPase gives rise to the protein MDALKVIEEFEDLISKSKRLPLTSNIIINEGKIYEFLDRLKASFPEEFKQARWIVKERDQVLNDSRKEADRIVKEAQENANKLVSETEIIKKAHRESEVIIKQAETKARGIRLEAEDYIDSKLANLEATLQKLLLSIEKGRDKLSGKTIEEEK